The Nocardia terpenica genome has a segment encoding these proteins:
- a CDS encoding form I ribulose bisphosphate carboxylase large subunit, which produces MADDTIRDRWDPGVQSYASMGYYDAGYRPKDTDVLAVFRVTPQPGVDPIEAAAAVAGESSTATWTVVWTDRLTAHDRYRGKCYRVEEVPGRAGEYFAWVAYDLDLFEEGSITNLTSSVIGNVFGFKPLRALRLEDMRIPVAYVKTFPGPPHGTVMEREYLDKYGRPLLGATVKPKLGLSARNYGRVVYEACRGGLDFTKDDENINSQPFMRWRDRYLFAMEGVNRAIAETGELKGHYLNVTAATMEDMYERAEFAKSLGSVIVMMDLTVGYTAMQSMSKWARRNGMLLHLHRAGHSTYTRQKTHGVSFRVLAKWCRLIGVDHLHAGTVIGKLEGDPHTVRGFYDTLRDNHIPANPRNGIFFDQDWASLPGVMPVASGGIHAGQMHQLLDLFGDDVVLQFGGGTIGHPMGIAAGAEANRVALEAVVKARNEGRDLMKEGPDALRHAARHCRPLEVALATWGDVTYDYTSTDAPDAVPTATR; this is translated from the coding sequence ATGGCCGACGACACGATCCGCGACCGCTGGGATCCGGGGGTGCAGTCCTACGCGTCGATGGGATATTACGACGCCGGATATCGCCCGAAGGATACCGACGTGCTGGCGGTGTTCCGGGTGACGCCGCAGCCCGGCGTGGATCCGATCGAGGCGGCCGCCGCGGTCGCGGGCGAATCCTCCACGGCCACCTGGACCGTGGTGTGGACCGACCGGCTGACCGCGCACGACCGGTATCGCGGCAAGTGCTATCGGGTCGAGGAGGTGCCGGGCCGGGCGGGGGAGTATTTCGCCTGGGTCGCCTACGATCTCGATCTTTTCGAGGAGGGGTCGATCACCAATCTGACCTCCTCGGTGATCGGAAACGTGTTCGGCTTCAAGCCGTTGCGGGCGCTGCGGCTCGAGGACATGCGCATTCCGGTGGCGTATGTGAAGACGTTTCCGGGGCCGCCGCACGGCACCGTCATGGAGCGGGAATATCTCGACAAGTACGGGCGGCCGCTGCTGGGCGCGACGGTGAAACCGAAACTCGGATTGTCGGCGCGGAACTACGGCCGGGTGGTGTACGAGGCGTGCCGGGGCGGGCTGGATTTCACCAAGGACGACGAGAACATCAACTCGCAGCCGTTCATGCGCTGGCGCGATCGCTACCTGTTCGCCATGGAGGGCGTCAATCGCGCGATAGCGGAAACCGGTGAGCTGAAGGGTCATTACCTGAATGTCACCGCGGCGACCATGGAGGACATGTACGAGCGGGCGGAGTTCGCGAAATCGCTCGGCAGCGTGATCGTCATGATGGATCTGACCGTGGGCTACACGGCCATGCAGTCGATGTCGAAGTGGGCGCGGCGCAACGGGATGCTGCTGCATCTGCATCGCGCCGGGCACTCCACCTACACCCGGCAGAAGACGCACGGGGTGAGCTTCCGGGTGCTGGCCAAGTGGTGCCGCCTGATCGGCGTGGACCACCTGCACGCGGGGACGGTGATCGGCAAACTGGAGGGCGACCCGCACACGGTGCGGGGCTTTTACGATACGTTGCGCGACAACCACATTCCGGCCAACCCGCGCAACGGCATCTTCTTCGACCAGGACTGGGCGAGTCTGCCGGGGGTGATGCCGGTGGCGTCCGGCGGCATTCACGCCGGGCAGATGCATCAGCTGCTGGACCTGTTCGGCGACGACGTGGTGTTGCAGTTCGGCGGCGGCACGATCGGGCATCCGATGGGCATCGCCGCCGGGGCCGAGGCCAATCGGGTGGCGCTGGAGGCGGTCGTCAAGGCGCGCAACGAGGGTCGCGATCTGATGAAGGAGGGCCCGGACGCGCTGCGGCACGCCGCGCGGCACTGCCGCCCCCTGGAGGTCGCCCTCGCCACCTGGGGCGATGTCACCTACGACTACACCTCCACCGATGCCCCGGACGCCGTGCCCACGGCGACCCGCTGA
- a CDS encoding YoaK family protein has protein sequence MTPNPLDSPEPFWNLETQLSSVLLTLAGFVGASAYTHSAGYFVTFMTGNTERAVLGGFLGDFTIAAGAFGLILCFLAGVVTASVCRRRWWRNHPHGATMLTTGALAVGALVDSAIFFHDKDLGLTPILFVAFGMGSLNTSFVKNGETAIPVTYVTGTLVKFAQGIERHLAGGTHRDWLGYAVQYLSFVLGAFIGGLVSLVIDGRDMLFAAVAGSAIVAAYTWRADIRWVRRHEAPNEKR, from the coding sequence GTGACTCCGAACCCTCTCGACTCTCCCGAGCCGTTCTGGAATCTGGAGACCCAGTTGTCGTCCGTGTTGTTGACGCTGGCCGGATTCGTCGGCGCGTCCGCCTATACGCATTCGGCCGGTTACTTCGTCACCTTCATGACGGGTAATACCGAGCGGGCGGTGCTGGGCGGGTTCCTCGGCGATTTCACCATCGCCGCGGGCGCCTTCGGCCTGATTCTGTGCTTTCTCGCCGGTGTCGTCACCGCCTCGGTGTGCCGGCGGCGGTGGTGGCGTAATCATCCGCACGGGGCGACCATGCTGACGACCGGGGCGCTGGCCGTCGGGGCGCTGGTGGACAGCGCCATCTTCTTCCACGACAAGGATCTGGGGCTGACGCCGATTCTGTTCGTGGCCTTCGGCATGGGCTCGCTGAACACCTCGTTCGTGAAGAACGGGGAGACCGCCATTCCGGTCACCTATGTCACCGGCACGCTGGTGAAGTTCGCCCAGGGCATCGAGCGCCACCTCGCGGGCGGTACCCACCGCGACTGGCTGGGGTACGCGGTGCAGTACCTCTCGTTCGTGCTCGGCGCGTTCATCGGCGGCCTGGTCAGCCTCGTGATCGACGGCCGCGACATGCTTTTCGCGGCGGTCGCCGGGTCGGCGATCGTGGCCGCCTACACCTGGCGCGCCGATATCCGCTGGGTCCGCCGCCACGAAGCGCCGAACGAGAAGCGCTGA
- a CDS encoding ribulose bisphosphate carboxylase small subunit, translated as MYLRQGTFSHLPELTDAEIGAQVRYALLNNWPVSIEYTDDPHPRNVYWEMWGLPLFDLDEPDGVLAEIDACRATFPRHYIRVAAYDASYGRQTTALSFLVQRPADEPGFRLARTDSDDRRQHYALHAYATDTRPGERYGGRAP; from the coding sequence ATGTATCTGCGTCAGGGCACGTTCTCGCACCTGCCCGAGCTCACCGATGCCGAGATCGGCGCCCAGGTCCGGTACGCGCTGCTGAACAACTGGCCGGTGTCGATCGAGTACACCGACGACCCGCACCCGCGCAACGTCTACTGGGAGATGTGGGGGCTGCCGCTGTTCGACCTCGACGAGCCCGACGGGGTGCTGGCCGAGATCGATGCCTGCCGGGCCACGTTCCCGCGCCACTACATCCGGGTCGCCGCCTACGACGCGAGCTACGGGCGGCAGACCACGGCGCTGAGCTTCCTGGTGCAGCGCCCGGCCGACGAGCCCGGATTCCGGCTGGCCCGAACCGATTCCGACGACCGGCGCCAGCACTACGCGCTGCACGCGTACGCGACCGACACCCGGCCCGGCGAGCGCTACGGCGGTCGCGCACCGTGA
- a CDS encoding phosphoribulokinase — protein sequence MSLKHPVVAITGSSGAGTTSVTRTFQEIFRREGINAVVVEGDSFHRFDRSQMRLAMAEAEQDRNLHFSHFGPEANLLEELETLFRDYGDSGVGMVRRYLHDEIEAKPYGLEPGTFTPWEELAPGSDLLFYEGLHGAAVTEGVDVARYTDLLVGVVPIINLEWIQKVIRDKTERGYSSEAVIDTILRRMPDYVHYICPQFSRTYVNFQRVPTVDTSNPFIARTIPTADESFVVIRFADPKVIDFPYLLSMLHDSFMSRPNCIVVPGGKMELAMQLIFTPLILRLMDKRPQRTA from the coding sequence ATGTCGCTCAAGCATCCCGTGGTGGCGATCACCGGGTCCTCCGGTGCCGGAACCACCAGTGTCACCAGGACGTTTCAGGAGATCTTCCGCCGCGAGGGCATCAATGCGGTGGTGGTGGAGGGGGATTCGTTCCACCGCTTCGACCGCTCGCAGATGCGGCTGGCCATGGCCGAGGCCGAGCAGGATCGAAACCTGCACTTCTCGCACTTCGGGCCGGAGGCGAATCTGCTGGAGGAACTGGAGACGCTGTTTCGCGACTACGGCGACAGCGGCGTCGGCATGGTCCGCCGCTACCTGCACGACGAGATCGAGGCCAAACCCTACGGGCTGGAGCCGGGCACCTTCACGCCGTGGGAGGAGCTGGCGCCCGGCAGCGACCTGCTGTTCTACGAGGGCCTGCACGGCGCGGCGGTGACCGAGGGCGTCGACGTGGCGCGCTATACCGATCTGCTGGTGGGCGTGGTGCCGATCATCAACCTGGAGTGGATTCAGAAGGTGATCCGGGACAAGACCGAACGCGGCTACTCCAGCGAGGCGGTGATCGACACCATCCTGCGGCGGATGCCGGACTACGTGCACTACATCTGCCCGCAGTTCTCGCGAACCTACGTGAATTTCCAACGGGTTCCGACCGTCGATACCTCGAATCCGTTCATCGCCCGCACGATTCCCACCGCCGACGAGAGCTTCGTGGTGATCCGGTTCGCCGACCCGAAGGTGATCGACTTCCCGTATCTGCTGTCCATGCTGCACGATTCGTTCATGTCCCGGCCCAACTGCATCGTGGTGCCGGGCGGGAAGATGGAGCTGGCCATGCAGCTCATCTTCACCCCGCTGATCCTGCGGCTGATGGACAAGCGGCCCCAGCGCACCGCGTGA
- a CDS encoding class 1 fructose-bisphosphatase, producing MPEGLKTLTRYTIEQEHRHPGSSGEFSALVNVLATATKIIANRVTRGRIVGSLGAQPGDSLPSTLHRRMDAIANDIMVSESQWTGPLAALLSEQTSSFHPVPSEYRRGKYLLAFDPLDGSSNIDVNLPVGTIFSVLRAPEDGREPGAADFLQPGTRQVCAGFTLYGPATMLVLTTGTGVDGFTLDREIGAFVLTHPRLRIPEDTSGFAINAANERFWERPVRRYVHECLEGVDGPRGRDFNMRWVASLVADTFHILTRGGVYLYPYDTRSPGRVSLLYGANPIAFVVEQAGGAATTGREQVLQVQPRDLHQRVPLIFGSRHEVERIEHYHRHPDEGPRFDASLFGTRSLFRPARH from the coding sequence ATGCCCGAGGGATTGAAGACGCTCACCCGGTACACCATCGAGCAGGAGCACCGGCATCCCGGCTCGTCGGGGGAGTTCTCCGCGCTGGTGAACGTGCTCGCCACCGCCACGAAGATCATCGCGAACCGGGTCACGCGCGGGCGGATCGTGGGTTCCCTCGGCGCGCAACCGGGCGACAGTCTCCCCTCGACGCTGCACCGGCGGATGGACGCCATCGCCAACGACATCATGGTGTCGGAGTCGCAGTGGACCGGGCCGCTGGCGGCGCTGCTGTCGGAACAGACGAGCAGTTTCCACCCGGTCCCGTCCGAGTACCGGCGCGGGAAGTATCTGCTGGCGTTCGATCCGCTGGACGGGTCGTCCAATATCGACGTGAACCTGCCCGTCGGAACGATTTTCAGCGTGCTGCGCGCCCCGGAGGACGGGCGGGAACCGGGGGCCGCCGACTTCCTGCAACCGGGAACGCGGCAGGTGTGCGCCGGATTCACGCTCTACGGACCGGCGACCATGCTGGTGCTGACCACCGGCACCGGGGTCGACGGATTCACCCTGGACCGCGAGATCGGGGCGTTCGTGCTCACCCATCCGCGCCTGCGCATCCCGGAGGACACCTCGGGTTTCGCGATCAACGCCGCCAACGAGCGGTTCTGGGAGCGGCCGGTGCGCCGCTACGTGCACGAGTGCCTGGAGGGCGTGGACGGGCCGCGGGGGCGCGATTTCAATATGCGGTGGGTGGCCTCGCTGGTCGCCGACACCTTTCACATCCTGACGCGCGGCGGGGTCTACCTGTATCCGTACGACACCCGGTCGCCGGGGCGGGTGTCGCTGCTGTACGGGGCGAATCCGATCGCGTTCGTCGTCGAGCAGGCGGGCGGCGCGGCCACCACCGGGCGCGAACAGGTGCTCCAGGTACAACCACGTGACCTGCATCAGCGGGTGCCGCTGATCTTCGGCTCCCGTCACGAGGTGGAGCGGATCGAGCATTACCACCGGCATCCCGACGAGGGTCCCCGCTTCGATGCCTCGCTGTTCGGCACGCGGTCGCTGTTTCGCCCTGCGCGCCACTGA
- a CDS encoding AAA family ATPase: MSAEQPPPQGIRDGTSGFRMHRPGHTVRPGRELAAVTADEEGAAVLEDDALLDLSADLAARHVAATLARLDAELVGLATVKRRVREIAAWLLVERARQRFGLESARPTMHMSFTGGPGTGKTTVALRMAELLHTLGYIRKPKVHTVTRDDLVGQFIGHTAPKTKEALAKAAGGVLFIDEAYYLFRPENERDYGQEVIEILLQEMETERTSLVVIFAGYPDRMETFFSANPGLSSRVAHHIEFPDYTHDELTAIAELMVAQQNFRFDPAAAAAFGRYLELRMARPRFANARSVRNALDRCRLRQAKRLVELARPLSRTDLITLTADDVYGSSVFAATGPPPAPG; this comes from the coding sequence GTGAGCGCGGAACAGCCACCGCCGCAGGGCATTCGGGACGGCACGTCCGGGTTCCGCATGCACCGCCCCGGCCACACGGTCCGGCCGGGGCGCGAGCTCGCCGCGGTGACGGCCGACGAGGAGGGCGCGGCGGTCCTGGAAGACGATGCGCTGCTGGATCTTTCGGCGGATCTCGCGGCGCGGCACGTGGCCGCGACGCTGGCCCGGCTGGACGCGGAACTGGTGGGCCTGGCGACGGTGAAGCGGCGGGTGCGCGAGATCGCGGCATGGCTGCTCGTCGAGCGGGCGCGGCAGCGCTTCGGCCTGGAGTCCGCCCGCCCGACCATGCACATGAGCTTCACCGGCGGCCCGGGCACCGGCAAGACCACGGTGGCGCTGCGCATGGCGGAGCTGCTGCACACCCTGGGTTACATTCGTAAACCCAAGGTGCACACCGTGACCCGCGACGATCTGGTGGGCCAGTTCATCGGCCACACCGCGCCCAAGACCAAGGAGGCGCTGGCCAAGGCCGCCGGGGGCGTGCTGTTCATCGACGAGGCGTACTACCTGTTCCGGCCGGAGAACGAGCGCGACTACGGGCAGGAGGTCATCGAGATCCTGTTGCAGGAGATGGAGACCGAGCGCACCAGCCTGGTGGTGATCTTCGCCGGATACCCGGACCGCATGGAGACCTTCTTCTCCGCCAATCCGGGCCTGTCCTCGCGCGTCGCCCACCACATCGAATTCCCCGACTACACCCACGACGAGCTGACGGCCATCGCCGAACTCATGGTGGCGCAGCAGAATTTCCGCTTCGACCCGGCCGCCGCCGCCGCGTTCGGCCGCTACCTCGAATTGCGCATGGCCCGGCCGCGATTCGCCAATGCCCGCAGCGTCCGCAATGCCCTGGACCGCTGCCGGTTGCGGCAGGCGAAGCGGCTGGTCGAGTTGGCGCGGCCGCTGAGCCGGACCGATCTGATCACGCTCACCGCCGACGATGTCTACGGCAGCAGCGTTTTCGCCGCGACCGGACCGCCGCCCGCACCGGGATAA